A window from Candidatus Woesearchaeota archaeon encodes these proteins:
- a CDS encoding UMP kinase — protein MKKFIISLGGSLIVPDEIDTDFLKKFRKIILQQKAQFVIIAGGGSTARKYQRAVKAVSGDKLESQDWIGISATHLNAFLLKCIFYEHAEKDIIRDPTKKFKFRKKIALAGGWKPGWSTDYDAVLMAKNIGADVVINMSNIDFVYDSDPNKNPDALPLKKISWHDFRKLVGDKWKPGLNMPFDPIAAKEAEKNKLKAIIIGKDHDNLEDVLEGRRFRGSTIANSI, from the coding sequence ATGAAAAAATTTATAATATCATTAGGAGGATCTTTGATTGTTCCCGATGAGATCGACACTGATTTTCTTAAAAAATTCCGAAAAATTATATTACAACAAAAGGCACAGTTTGTGATAATAGCAGGAGGGGGGTCTACAGCAAGAAAATACCAAAGAGCGGTCAAAGCCGTCTCGGGAGATAAACTAGAAAGTCAGGACTGGATTGGCATCTCGGCAACGCACCTTAACGCTTTTCTGCTAAAATGCATTTTCTACGAGCATGCGGAAAAAGATATTATCCGGGATCCTACTAAAAAGTTCAAGTTTAGGAAAAAAATTGCTCTTGCGGGCGGATGGAAGCCGGGCTGGAGCACAGATTATGACGCTGTGCTGATGGCAAAAAACATAGGAGCTGATGTTGTGATAAATATGAGCAATATTGACTTTGTGTATGATTCAGACCCCAATAAGAATCCAGATGCCCTGCCATTAAAGAAAATTTCCTGGCATGATTTCAGAAAACTCGTTGGAGATAAATGGAAGCCAGGATTAAACATGCCTTTTGACCCCATAGCTGCGAAAGAGGCTGAGAAAAATAAATTAAAAGCAATAATTATCGGAAAAGACCATGATAACCTGGAGGATGTTTTAGAGGGGCGGAGATTTAGGGGAAGCACCATAGCGAATTCTATATAA